The Rhinopithecus roxellana isolate Shanxi Qingling chromosome 9, ASM756505v1, whole genome shotgun sequence genome contains a region encoding:
- the LRATD2 gene encoding protein LRATD2, producing MGNQVEKLTHLSYREVPTADPTGVDRDDGPRIGVSYIFSNDDEDMEPQPPPQGPDGGGFPDGGDGPPPPQPQPYDPRLHEVECSVFYRDECIYQKSFTPGSAVLSTYTPENLLNKCKPGDLVEFVSQAQYPHWAVYVGNFQVVHLHRLEVINSFLTDASQGRRGRVVNDLYRYKPLSPSAVVRNALAHVGAKERELSWRNSESFAAWCRYGKREFKIGGELRIGKQPYRLQIQLSAQRSHTLEFQSLEDLIMEKRRNDQIGRAAVLQELATHLHPAEPEEGDSNVARTTPPPGRPPAPSSEEEDGEAVAH from the coding sequence ATGGGCAACCAGGTGGAGAAATTGACCCACCTAAGTTACAGGGAAGTTCCCACGGCCGACCCGACTGGCGTGGACCGGGACGACGGGCCCCGCATTGGGGTCTCCTACATTTTCTCCAATGACGATGAGGACATGGAGCCGCAGCCGCCGCCTCAGGGGCCAGATGGCGGCGGCTTCCCCGACGGTGGGGACGGGCCACCGCCGCCCCAGCCGCAGCCCTACGATCCGCGGCTGCACGAGGTGGAATGCTCCGTGTTCTACCGGGACGAATGCATCTACCAAAAGAGCTTCACTCCGGGCTCGGCGGTGCTGAGTACCTACACACCGGAGAACCTGCTCAACAAGTGCAAGCCAGGCGACCTGGTGGAGTTCGTGTCGCAGGCTCAATACCCGCACTGGGCTGTATATGTGGGTAACTTCCAGGTGGTGCACCTGCACCGGCTGGAGGTGATTAACAGCTTCCTGACTGACGCCAGCCAGGGCCGTCGCGGCCGCGTGGTCAACGATCTGTACCGCTACAAGCCGCTAAGCCCCAGCGCTGTAGTGCGCAACGCGCTGGCGCACGTGGGCGCCAAGGAGCGCGAGCTGAGCTGGCGCAACTCAGAGAGTTTCGCCGCCTGGTGCCGCTACGGCAAGCGCGAGTTCAAGATCGGCGGCGAACTGCGCATTGGCAAGCAGCCCTACCGGCTGCAGATTCAGCTGTCGGCGCAGCGCAGCCACACGCTGGAGTTCCAGAGTCTAGAGGACCTGATCATGGAGAAGCGACGCAACGACCAGATCGGGCGCGCGGCCGTGCTTCAGGAGCTCGCCACGCACCTGCACCCAGCGGAGCCGGAGGAGGGCGACAGCAACGTGGCGCGGACTACGCCGCCTCCCGGGCGCCCCCCTGCGCCCAGCTCCGAGGAGGAGGACGGAGAGGCAGTGGCACACTGA